The Mycolicibacterium cosmeticum sequence CCGGAGGGGTACGCGGCCGCGGTGGCCAAGGCGGCCCGTGACATCCCGATGGACGCCGCCACCGTGGCCAAGGTGTACGACAACTACGAACGCCTCAAGACCCACCGCGACGGCACCGCGCTGCTGGACTTCGACGATCTGCTGCTGCACACCGCGGCGGCGATCGAGAACGACGCCGCGGTGGCGAGCGAATTCCGGGACCGGTACCGGTGTTTCGTCGTCGACGAGTACCAGGACGTCACCCCGCTGCAGCAGCGGGTGCTCGACGCCTGGCTCGGCGAGCGCGACGACCTGACGGTGGTCGGCGACGCCAACCAGACCATCTACTCGTTCACCGGGGCGACCCCGCGGTTCCTGCTGGACTTCTCGCGGCGGTTCCCGGAGGCCACGGTGGTGCGGCTGGAGCGGGACTACCGGTCCACCCCGCAGGTGGTGTCGCTGGCCAACCGGGTGATCGCGGCGGCCCGGGGCCGGATGGCCGGCAGCAAGCTGCATCTGGTCGGCCAGCGCGATCCCGGGCCGAAGCCGTCGTTCAGTGAGCACTCCGACGAGGCGGCCGAGGCCGCCGCGGTGGCCAAACGGGTCGGCAGGTTGATCGAATCCGGAACGCCCGCATCGGAGATCGCGGTGCTGTACCGGATCAACGCACAGTCCGAGGTGTACGAGGAGGCGCTCACCGAGGCCGGTATCGCGTTCCAGGTGCGGGGCGGGGAAGGATTCTTCAGCCGCCAGGAGGTGCGCCAGGCGCTGCTCGCCATGCAGCGCGCCGCCGGCGCCGAGCACGAGGGCGACCTACCGCAGGTGGTGCGCGCGCTGTTGGAGCCGCTCGGGCTGACCGCGCAACCGCCGGCCGGTACCAAGGCCAGGGAGCGGTGGGAGGCGCTGGCCGCGCTGGCCGAGCTGGTGGACGACGAAGTGGCCCAACGGCCTTCGCTGGATCTGCGAGCCCTGCTGGCCGAGTTACGGCAACGTGCCGAGTCCCGGCATCCACCGGTGGTGCAGGGCGTCACGCTGGCGTCGCTGCACGCTGCCAAGGGCCTGGAATGGGACGCGGTCTTCCTGGTCGGCCTGACCGACGGCACCCTGCCCATCTCGCACGCGCTGGCGCACGGTGCCGACAGCGAGGCCGTGGAAGAGGAACGTCGCCTGCTGTATGTCGGAATCACCAGGGCCAGAGTGCATCTGAACCTCAGTTGGGCGCTGGCCCGGGCCGCGGGCGGCAGGCAGGGACGCCGGCCGTCCCGCTTCCTCAACGGGGTGGCGCCGCAGACCCCGGCCGACGCCCCCGTGGGCCGGTCGCGCAGGCCCCGCGGTCCGGCGCCGCGCTGCCGGGTATGCAACAAGGTGCTCGACACCGCGGCGGCGATCACGCTGCGACGCTGTGAGAGTTGCCCGTCCGATCTGGACGAGACGTTGCTGGCCGAGCTCAAGGAATGGCGGCTGCGCACCTCCAAGGAGCTGAACGTGCCGGCCTATGTGGTGTTCACCGACAACACCCTGATCGCCATCGCCGAGACCATGCCGACCGACGAGGCGGCGTTGGTGTCCATCCCGGGCATCGGCGCGCGCAAGCTGGAGCAGTACGGGCCCGATGTGCTGGAGCTGGTCAAGAATCGGTCATGACACCCACAGATCCTGCCAAAACCGCAGGTCAGAAAATCGCTTGTGGGTTTGTGCTGTTAGGCTCTAGTCTCAAGATCACCAATTCTGTGCGGCTCGGCGAAAGGAGGGGAGCGACATCATGATCAGCATTCACGCAATGTCCGGCGTACGCGTCGATGGCATGTCCGCGTTCACCCGGGTGCCCGTGCACCCCGCTGCGCCCGCCGTCGCCTCCGTCCATCGAGCTGGTTGGGCGCCCGCTGCCGTCAACCCGCAGCTCAAGCGCCGCACCGCCGCCGCGACATCCAGGTCCGTGAAACGGGGCACCACCTAGGTAGCCCCCACAACGCCGAAACGGCCACGGACCCGAAGTCAAAACGGATCCGTGGCCATTGTTTTCGGGAAATCCGATCTGGAACCCCGAACACCTGGTCACCGGTCCGAATCAAGACCGACACCGACACAACGACCAGGAAGTAGGGAAAGACATGTCGGACCTGACATGCCAAGAACTCGAACTGCCCGCGGTGCCGTGCCATGGGGGGAATCCCGACCTGTGGTTCGCCGAGAGCCCGGTCGAACTGGAGCAGGCCAAGGCGCTGTGCGCCGACTGCCCCATTCGCAGCCTGTGCCTGTCCGAGGCATTGGAGCGCCAGGAGCCGTGGGGCGTCTGGGGCGGCGAGATCATCGAGCGCGGCGCCATCGTGGCGCGCAAGCGGCCGCGGGGCCGTCCGCGCAAGGACGCCAGGGAAGGCCAGGCGGCCTAGCTTCGGCTAGGC is a genomic window containing:
- a CDS encoding ATP-dependent DNA helicase UvrD2, translated to MPSVDSLLVDLDDEQREAVLAPRGPVCVLAGAGTGKTRTITRRIAHLVAAGHVAPGQVLAVTFTARAAGEMRGRLRTLGEQSGVATSAVQAVTFHAAARRQLQYFWPRVVGNTDWQLLDSKFAVVAQAANRAALQASTDDVRDLAGEIEWAKASLITPEGYAAAVAKAARDIPMDAATVAKVYDNYERLKTHRDGTALLDFDDLLLHTAAAIENDAAVASEFRDRYRCFVVDEYQDVTPLQQRVLDAWLGERDDLTVVGDANQTIYSFTGATPRFLLDFSRRFPEATVVRLERDYRSTPQVVSLANRVIAAARGRMAGSKLHLVGQRDPGPKPSFSEHSDEAAEAAAVAKRVGRLIESGTPASEIAVLYRINAQSEVYEEALTEAGIAFQVRGGEGFFSRQEVRQALLAMQRAAGAEHEGDLPQVVRALLEPLGLTAQPPAGTKARERWEALAALAELVDDEVAQRPSLDLRALLAELRQRAESRHPPVVQGVTLASLHAAKGLEWDAVFLVGLTDGTLPISHALAHGADSEAVEEERRLLYVGITRARVHLNLSWALARAAGGRQGRRPSRFLNGVAPQTPADAPVGRSRRPRGPAPRCRVCNKVLDTAAAITLRRCESCPSDLDETLLAELKEWRLRTSKELNVPAYVVFTDNTLIAIAETMPTDEAALVSIPGIGARKLEQYGPDVLELVKNRS
- a CDS encoding WhiB family transcriptional regulator, which produces MSDLTCQELELPAVPCHGGNPDLWFAESPVELEQAKALCADCPIRSLCLSEALERQEPWGVWGGEIIERGAIVARKRPRGRPRKDAREGQAA